Proteins from a genomic interval of Sulfurimonas sp. HSL3-2:
- a CDS encoding radical SAM protein, giving the protein MENKTIFGPIRSRRFGNSLGIDLSPAVKQCNFDCLYCELAPAATVDKQTDIVSVQTIIKDLKTALAEHHNIDVITLTANGEPTLYPYLDELIAEIDKIKDDKEILILTNSATLADEKVFHTLLKLDQVKLSLDAVTPETFKKIDRPHNGIDIDALTCKVEEFSKKFAGKLYIEILFVYGLNDTKEEVKALNEVLKKLQRVERIDIGTIDRPPAYPVQGISYSELFDIAHMFDASLPIHIASRVHAESCQSSYSDEEIINTLDKRPLTFDDTALLFDEASQERLKKLIEAGDISINKVGNLEFLVLSRNLKRKRQKS; this is encoded by the coding sequence GTGGAAAATAAAACCATATTCGGACCGATCCGTTCAAGAAGGTTCGGAAACTCTTTAGGCATTGACCTTTCTCCCGCGGTAAAACAGTGTAACTTTGACTGTCTTTACTGCGAACTCGCTCCTGCTGCGACAGTTGATAAACAGACAGATATCGTAAGCGTACAGACGATCATAAAAGATCTAAAAACTGCACTGGCTGAGCACCACAACATAGATGTCATAACACTGACTGCTAACGGTGAACCCACTCTCTACCCATATCTTGATGAACTCATTGCCGAGATAGATAAGATAAAGGATGATAAAGAGATCCTTATCCTTACTAACAGTGCGACACTGGCTGATGAAAAAGTGTTTCACACCCTTTTGAAGCTAGATCAGGTAAAACTTTCGCTAGATGCTGTGACACCGGAAACCTTTAAAAAGATAGACAGACCGCATAACGGCATAGATATAGATGCCCTTACATGTAAAGTAGAAGAGTTCTCTAAAAAGTTTGCCGGCAAGCTTTATATCGAGATACTTTTTGTCTACGGGCTCAACGATACTAAAGAGGAGGTAAAAGCTTTAAACGAGGTGTTAAAAAAACTTCAACGCGTGGAGCGTATTGATATAGGGACCATAGATCGTCCTCCGGCATATCCTGTTCAGGGTATAAGCTACTCCGAACTCTTCGATATAGCTCATATGTTTGATGCATCATTACCTATTCACATCGCTTCTAGAGTACATGCTGAGTCGTGTCAAAGCAGTTACAGCGACGAGGAGATCATTAACACATTAGACAAGCGTCCGCTCACTTTTGACGATACTGCTCTTTTGTTTGACGAAGCATCACAAGAGAGGTTGAAAAAGCTGATAGAAGCGGGAGATATCTCCATAAACAAAGTCGGGAACTTAGAGTTTTTAGTACTATCCAGAAATCTAAAAAGAAAACGCCAAAAATCTTGA
- a CDS encoding diguanylate cyclase yields MKKYNDNNSSYKKLQKSPYQLISIMVLVVIVVTNASIYGLYKIGFEQQKKRLTEIVQSEAVMINMIIDFQTKINDIDHDGDKLSKTKSESEVLKKLMYAHEKFSGFGETGEFVLGKLDGNKIRFLLSHRHNEVDRMNSITIDSTLAEPMRLALQGKSGSLVGLDYRGSYVLAAYEPINAFSWGIVAKIDLSEIQAPYIQAALFGLFGSIILIIIGSFIVLYFTHPLLAEIERNRQYNRMLFNKSQIGLALTDIKGKMIDVNPAFLKLTGYEADEILSMTYWDITPEKYTPQEYQQLNSLFKKGEYGPYEKEYIHKDGHLVNVRLSGCILERDGQKYIWSNVEDITEKKRYELALQEASLVFEHTHEGIMITDADVKIIRVNSTFTEVTGYTFEEVAGKNPSFLQSGLLDKDFYKKMWSTINIKGTWYGEINNKRKNGELFTTLQSITAVKNPDGSVSGYVSVFSDISERKVYELKMAHLASHDTLTSLPNRMNFNDNLDKAIKMAKRRKNKVAVLFIDLNRFKEVNDTLGHEIGDYLLKEVAKRLLACVRDEDTVSRLGGDEFAIILTELKDSKDALNIVKKIIQNVEKPLFIFEHYLLPSLSIGISIYPENGEERSILLNNADKAMYVAKEKKEERYEFYRDSL; encoded by the coding sequence ATGAAAAAATATAATGACAACAACAGCTCCTATAAAAAACTGCAAAAATCTCCATATCAACTCATTTCAATAATGGTTCTCGTCGTCATTGTCGTTACAAATGCATCTATTTACGGCTTATATAAGATTGGATTTGAACAGCAAAAAAAACGTCTTACCGAAATCGTTCAGAGTGAAGCTGTTATGATAAATATGATCATAGATTTTCAGACGAAAATAAATGATATAGATCATGATGGAGATAAGCTGTCAAAAACAAAATCTGAGTCTGAAGTTTTGAAAAAGCTTATGTACGCTCATGAAAAATTTTCAGGATTTGGTGAGACTGGAGAGTTCGTTCTTGGAAAGCTTGATGGTAATAAGATACGCTTTTTGTTGAGTCATCGTCATAATGAAGTCGATAGAATGAACTCTATAACTATTGATTCTACACTTGCCGAGCCGATGCGTTTGGCATTACAAGGTAAATCCGGAAGTCTGGTAGGACTTGATTATCGCGGCAGTTACGTGTTAGCAGCATACGAGCCTATCAATGCTTTTTCTTGGGGAATAGTCGCTAAAATAGACCTTTCAGAGATACAAGCTCCATATATACAAGCTGCACTATTTGGATTATTTGGAAGCATTATACTTATTATCATAGGCAGCTTTATTGTCCTGTACTTTACTCATCCCCTTCTTGCAGAGATCGAGAGAAACAGACAATATAACCGTATGCTGTTTAACAAGTCTCAGATCGGACTTGCTCTGACTGACATAAAAGGGAAGATGATAGATGTAAATCCTGCATTTTTGAAGTTGACAGGTTATGAGGCTGATGAGATATTAAGCATGACTTATTGGGATATCACGCCGGAAAAATATACACCCCAAGAGTATCAGCAACTCAATAGCCTTTTTAAAAAAGGAGAGTATGGTCCTTATGAAAAAGAGTACATTCATAAAGACGGCCATTTAGTGAATGTCAGACTCTCGGGATGTATATTGGAGCGAGACGGTCAAAAATATATCTGGTCAAATGTTGAAGATATTACAGAAAAGAAACGGTATGAACTCGCTCTTCAAGAAGCATCACTTGTATTTGAACACACGCACGAGGGTATTATGATAACAGATGCCGATGTCAAGATTATAAGGGTAAACAGTACATTTACTGAAGTAACCGGATATACATTTGAAGAGGTGGCAGGAAAGAACCCTAGCTTTTTGCAATCAGGACTACTAGATAAAGATTTTTACAAAAAGATGTGGAGTACGATAAACATTAAAGGTACATGGTACGGAGAGATAAACAACAAACGTAAAAACGGCGAGTTGTTTACAACCCTGCAAAGCATTACAGCTGTTAAAAATCCAGATGGAAGCGTTAGCGGGTATGTATCGGTATTTTCAGATATTAGTGAACGTAAAGTTTATGAACTGAAAATGGCACATCTCGCAAGTCATGATACGCTGACATCTCTTCCAAATAGAATGAACTTTAACGATAATCTGGATAAAGCGATCAAAATGGCAAAACGACGTAAAAATAAAGTCGCTGTGCTATTTATTGATTTGAACCGTTTTAAAGAGGTAAATGATACGTTAGGTCATGAGATAGGTGATTATCTTCTTAAAGAGGTTGCGAAGCGTCTTTTAGCATGTGTAAGGGATGAAGATACTGTTTCTAGACTTGGAGGCGATGAGTTTGCGATCATATTAACGGAACTGAAAGACTCAAAAGATGCCCTTAATATTGTTAAAAAAATAATCCAAAACGTTGAAAAACCGTTGTTTATATTTGAACATTATTTACTTCCTTCTTTGAGTATAGGCATAAGTATATATCCTGAAAATGGAGAAGAACGCAGTATACTTTTAAATAATGCAGATAAGGCGATGTATGTCGCTAAAGAGAAAAAAGAAGAGAGATATGAATTTTATAGAGATTCTCTTTAA
- the hemE gene encoding uroporphyrinogen decarboxylase, translated as MSKIFVDACFGKETPYTPVWMMRQAGRYLPEYMKVRAEAGNFLNLCHDPKKACEVTLQPVDIVGVDAAILFSDILVIPDEMGMDLSFVKGEGPKFSDPIRSEADLDRLIGGEEAASKLTYVYETIKLIKEQLAEDKALIGFTGAPWTLATYMIEGEGTKTYNICKKMMYSNPELLHKILAKVTEVVKFYMEKQIESGVDVVQIFDSWAAAIEPGKYDEFSWKYMVEIAEYLKEKYPHIPVIMFPKGIPAFLDKVYGNFDVFGVDWSTPMKLAKEKLGDKYVLQGNMEPCRLYSKEATTECVEVIQETMQGKRHIFNLGHGILPDVPVENAKHFVNECHRVSGK; from the coding sequence ATGAGTAAAATTTTTGTAGACGCATGTTTTGGTAAAGAAACGCCGTATACTCCTGTATGGATGATGCGTCAAGCGGGTCGTTATCTGCCGGAATATATGAAAGTACGTGCAGAAGCGGGTAACTTTTTAAACCTTTGTCATGACCCGAAAAAAGCGTGTGAGGTCACACTTCAGCCTGTCGATATCGTCGGTGTCGATGCCGCTATTTTATTTAGCGATATCTTAGTCATTCCCGATGAGATGGGGATGGACCTTTCGTTTGTAAAGGGAGAAGGTCCTAAGTTTTCTGATCCTATCAGAAGCGAAGCTGATCTTGACAGACTTATCGGCGGTGAAGAAGCAGCTTCAAAACTGACTTATGTTTATGAGACGATCAAGCTTATAAAAGAGCAGTTGGCTGAAGATAAAGCGCTTATCGGTTTTACCGGTGCACCTTGGACTCTAGCTACATACATGATAGAGGGTGAAGGCACAAAGACTTACAATATCTGTAAAAAGATGATGTACTCTAACCCTGAGTTACTTCATAAGATCCTTGCAAAAGTGACTGAAGTAGTAAAATTCTATATGGAAAAACAGATAGAGAGCGGTGTGGATGTCGTTCAGATATTTGACTCGTGGGCAGCAGCTATAGAGCCTGGCAAATATGATGAGTTCTCTTGGAAATATATGGTGGAGATCGCAGAGTATCTTAAAGAGAAATATCCACATATCCCTGTTATCATGTTCCCTAAAGGGATCCCGGCATTCTTAGACAAAGTATACGGAAACTTTGACGTGTTCGGTGTGGACTGGTCGACTCCTATGAAGCTGGCAAAAGAAAAACTCGGTGACAAGTATGTTCTTCAAGGAAATATGGAACCGTGCAGACTTTACTCTAAAGAAGCAACGACTGAGTGTGTAGAGGTCATTCAAGAGACTATGCAGGGCAAACGCCATATATTTAACCTTGGTCACGGAATCCTTCCAGATGTACCGGTGGAAAATGCGAAGCATTTCGTAAATGAGTGTCATAGAGTCAGTGGAAAATAA
- a CDS encoding GNA1162 family protein yields the protein MIYKNLLAATALVMTLFVFSGCAPKMMTKAEAFPKMYEEHPKSLLILPPMNESTDAEAKDYYMTTIEMPFALMGYYTFPVEMVSDIMKQEGAYDTELIYNTPLNKFHDYFGADAVLFTRIKKWDVSYAVLASNLTVSIEASIVSTSTSEELWKYTGTVVVDLSGGGDSGGGLAGLVLKAVITAVNTAAADYVKYARVANARLITTLPLGPYHENYLQDQGVQILPQNQGN from the coding sequence ATGATCTATAAAAACCTACTCGCTGCAACAGCGCTTGTTATGACATTATTTGTATTTTCCGGATGTGCGCCAAAGATGATGACAAAAGCTGAAGCATTTCCTAAGATGTATGAGGAGCATCCAAAATCACTCCTTATCCTTCCGCCTATGAATGAAAGTACCGACGCGGAAGCGAAAGACTACTATATGACTACTATAGAGATGCCTTTTGCACTTATGGGGTACTATACATTCCCTGTAGAGATGGTCAGTGATATTATGAAACAAGAGGGCGCTTACGATACGGAGTTGATCTACAATACGCCTTTAAATAAGTTTCATGATTATTTTGGAGCGGATGCTGTCTTGTTTACGCGTATCAAAAAATGGGATGTCTCATATGCCGTTCTTGCTTCGAATCTAACGGTATCTATTGAGGCGAGTATAGTCTCGACCTCGACATCTGAAGAGTTATGGAAATATACCGGAACGGTCGTAGTCGATCTTAGCGGCGGCGGAGACAGCGGCGGCGGTCTTGCCGGATTAGTCCTTAAAGCAGTGATCACTGCAGTCAATACTGCAGCAGCAGATTATGTCAAATATGCAAGAGTAGCAAATGCAAGACTTATCACGACACTGCCTTTAGGGCCGTATCACGAGAACTATCTTCAAGATCAAGGTGTTCAAATACTTCCTCAAAATCAAGGGAATTAA
- a CDS encoding CsgG/HfaB family protein codes for MYSKIFSTLIVGTVLFSGCATMKKTEIHETPSDSTPEVSKTLQIKKDEPTGLKRKVAIGRFTNETRYGQSFFIDKNNDKIGKQAMDILSAQLFKSGKFIMLERADMSKIEDELKMGGSKKLDNAADYLILGSITEFGRKETSDVGWFSRVKKQETFAKVHIRIVDVSTGEIIYSEDGKGSAYSEAGTVMGVGAKGSYDSELNDKAIDAAISDLTSNIIENMLDKPWRGYILGYQDGSLITSGGKSQNIKVGDRFDVYLKGKQVKNPQTNMMMTLPGKKLATIEITSTLGDRPENEVSTAKILNGDLRPYIASKDFSKLYMQLGDKK; via the coding sequence ATGTATAGCAAAATATTTAGTACACTTATTGTCGGAACGGTTTTGTTTTCTGGTTGTGCAACTATGAAAAAAACTGAAATACACGAGACTCCTTCAGACTCTACTCCTGAAGTCAGTAAAACACTGCAAATAAAAAAAGATGAGCCTACAGGTCTAAAAAGAAAAGTCGCCATAGGCAGATTTACAAATGAGACCAGATACGGACAAAGCTTTTTTATAGATAAAAACAATGATAAGATCGGTAAACAGGCTATGGATATATTATCGGCACAGCTTTTTAAATCCGGTAAATTCATAATGCTTGAACGTGCAGACATGTCAAAGATCGAAGATGAACTCAAGATGGGCGGTTCCAAAAAACTTGATAATGCTGCCGATTACCTGATCCTCGGTTCTATCACTGAGTTTGGACGTAAAGAGACTAGTGATGTAGGCTGGTTCAGCCGTGTTAAAAAACAGGAGACTTTTGCAAAAGTCCATATTCGTATAGTCGATGTCAGCACCGGAGAGATTATCTACTCTGAAGATGGAAAAGGAAGTGCATACAGTGAAGCAGGAACTGTAATGGGTGTGGGTGCAAAAGGCAGCTATGACAGTGAACTGAATGATAAAGCGATAGACGCTGCGATATCTGATCTTACTTCCAATATCATAGAGAATATGCTCGATAAACCTTGGAGGGGCTACATACTCGGATATCAAGACGGTTCCCTTATCACTTCAGGCGGAAAAAGCCAAAACATCAAAGTGGGTGATAGATTTGATGTCTATCTAAAGGGCAAGCAGGTCAAAAATCCGCAGACAAATATGATGATGACACTACCGGGCAAAAAACTCGCAACCATCGAGATAACATCCACTTTGGGTGATAGACCGGAAAATGAAGTCTCTACTGCAAAAATCTTAAACGGAGATCTGCGCCCTTACATCGCTTCAAAAGATTTTAGTAAACTTTATATGCAACTAGGAGATAAAAAATGA
- a CDS encoding DUF234 domain-containing protein, with protein sequence MLLEQFRSFYARHYPDDMEKQIEYFSIFGGLGWQIDIDKPLDELIVSVILDNYGHLHNELAVLSLDEPEYARLLHALAIGDRRIFKAFSRAGLNNGNGGAALDFLQNNNILEMQHSRERHPKEIYPDQKLKRDIARHRISHKMRFTKPFIRFWFYFITPYAREIEIGNYENVLKRFQTHQSSYTSLVFEELSELLLDYYTRDDQILTSGSYWDANVEIDILAITKSLKIYVGECKWTNHKVNKKEVHKLLEKCSKLGISPNKVLLFSKRGFSNELEHNQSPDLALYSAEDFSILLKNISQNDLRQGFEPPYV encoded by the coding sequence ATGCTGTTAGAACAGTTTAGGTCATTTTACGCCAGACACTACCCTGATGATATGGAGAAACAGATAGAGTACTTCTCTATCTTCGGCGGACTGGGATGGCAGATAGATATTGACAAACCTCTTGATGAACTTATAGTATCTGTGATACTGGATAACTATGGACATCTCCACAACGAATTGGCAGTCCTCTCTCTTGATGAACCGGAGTATGCCCGCTTGCTTCATGCTCTTGCCATAGGTGACAGACGCATATTTAAAGCTTTTAGCCGTGCAGGACTCAACAACGGCAACGGCGGTGCAGCACTGGATTTTTTACAAAACAACAATATCTTAGAGATGCAGCACTCCCGTGAAAGACATCCTAAAGAGATCTATCCTGACCAAAAACTAAAACGTGACATCGCGCGCCATCGGATATCTCATAAAATGAGATTCACTAAACCCTTTATCAGGTTCTGGTTTTATTTTATCACTCCCTATGCAAGAGAGATCGAGATCGGAAACTATGAAAACGTTTTAAAAAGGTTTCAAACACATCAAAGCAGTTATACAAGTCTGGTATTTGAAGAACTCTCAGAACTATTGCTTGATTACTATACAAGAGATGACCAGATACTGACAAGCGGAAGCTATTGGGACGCAAATGTCGAGATAGACATACTGGCGATCACAAAAAGTTTGAAAATATATGTAGGCGAATGTAAATGGACAAACCATAAGGTGAATAAAAAAGAGGTTCACAAACTCTTGGAAAAATGTTCCAAACTCGGCATCTCTCCAAACAAAGTACTGCTATTTTCAAAACGCGGATTTTCAAATGAACTGGAGCACAATCAAAGTCCGGATCTGGCACTTTACAGTGCTGAAGATTTTTCGATTTTGCTTAAAAACATCTCACAAAACGATCTTAGACAGGGGTTTGAACCTCCCTACGTCTAA
- a CDS encoding DnaJ domain-containing protein, with protein MEIVLQNNLILIRTDFNTLNQAWVRSFLTKHAKNMLFLPKAVLVFQNQSYIDSRKNFLERLSSYYAKKHDLSEHFFKKSLLKLTDKPIKVELISMQDIQDVSVEVYARDKYTVDISLYYPNDWVMSFLKGQFGIYIKESTDSSITLDVSDSRSKTTLERVLNKRNVLHYEIEYSYDSDFLRRLYGGFSIFDCDEHEGGNIEKMMRFYNVLECPVGASLETLKKSYRKLVRVYHPDRIFHKSPNMLDHYTQKFQLLQEAYSALKIVS; from the coding sequence ATGGAAATTGTACTGCAGAACAATCTCATTTTGATTCGTACCGATTTTAATACATTAAATCAGGCATGGGTGAGGAGTTTTTTAACTAAACACGCAAAAAATATGCTCTTCCTGCCAAAAGCTGTTTTAGTCTTTCAAAACCAATCCTATATAGATAGCCGAAAAAATTTTTTAGAACGGCTCAGTTCCTATTATGCAAAAAAACATGATCTATCGGAACATTTTTTTAAAAAATCGCTTTTAAAACTGACAGATAAACCGATAAAAGTAGAACTTATCAGTATGCAGGATATTCAAGACGTGAGTGTTGAAGTCTATGCCAGAGATAAATACACGGTGGATATCTCCCTGTATTATCCAAACGACTGGGTCATGAGCTTTTTAAAAGGGCAGTTTGGTATATACATAAAAGAGAGTACGGACTCTTCTATAACGCTAGATGTAAGTGATTCTAGGTCAAAAACAACATTAGAACGTGTTCTAAATAAGAGAAATGTACTTCATTATGAGATCGAATATAGTTATGACAGTGATTTTCTGCGACGTTTATACGGAGGTTTCTCGATCTTTGACTGTGATGAACACGAAGGCGGAAACATAGAGAAGATGATGCGTTTTTATAATGTCTTAGAGTGTCCCGTAGGAGCTTCTTTGGAAACACTGAAGAAAAGTTATAGAAAACTTGTCCGCGTATACCATCCGGACAGAATCTTTCATAAAAGTCCAAATATGCTAGACCATTACACACAAAAGTTTCAACTTCTTCAAGAGGCTTACAGCGCACTCAAAATCGTTAGTTAG
- the aguB gene encoding N-carbamoylputrescine amidase has product MVKVAAIQMSMSDDKSSNINKAVRLVREASNSGANIILLPELFEGLYFCKDIDEKYFSWAQERVGNPILKTFSALAKELKVVLLVSYFEKSGDEYFNSLVVMDADGKELENYRKTHIPDGPGYEEKFYFKPGDTGFKVWDTAYGRIGAGICWDQWFCETARVLTLKGAELIFYPTAIGSEPEINVDSKDHWQRVQMGHAATNIVPVIAANRYGEEVGSSCTLKFYGSSFITDSSGEKIAEASRNREEIIYAEFDLEKNREFQHYWGLIRDRRPECYGDLVK; this is encoded by the coding sequence ATGGTAAAAGTAGCAGCTATTCAGATGAGTATGAGCGATGATAAAAGCTCTAACATAAATAAAGCCGTAAGATTGGTAAGAGAAGCATCAAACAGCGGTGCAAACATAATACTTTTGCCCGAGCTTTTTGAAGGGCTGTATTTTTGTAAAGATATAGATGAAAAATATTTTTCTTGGGCGCAGGAAAGAGTAGGAAATCCGATCCTGAAAACTTTTTCAGCTCTTGCAAAAGAGTTAAAAGTAGTTCTTCTTGTGAGTTATTTCGAAAAAAGCGGGGATGAATACTTTAACTCTTTAGTAGTTATGGACGCTGATGGAAAAGAGCTTGAAAACTACCGTAAAACACATATTCCTGACGGTCCTGGATATGAAGAGAAGTTTTACTTTAAACCGGGCGATACAGGCTTTAAAGTCTGGGATACTGCATATGGTCGAATAGGTGCCGGAATATGTTGGGATCAATGGTTCTGTGAGACGGCACGTGTACTTACATTAAAGGGTGCCGAGTTGATATTTTATCCGACAGCCATAGGCAGTGAACCGGAGATCAATGTGGATTCAAAAGATCATTGGCAGCGAGTTCAGATGGGACATGCCGCGACAAATATAGTTCCGGTCATAGCTGCAAACAGATATGGGGAAGAGGTAGGCAGCAGCTGTACGCTTAAGTTTTACGGTTCATCTTTTATAACAGACAGTTCGGGTGAAAAGATCGCTGAGGCATCACGCAATAGAGAAGAGATCATCTATGCTGAGTTTGATCTGGAAAAAAATAGAGAGTTTCAACACTACTGGGGTCTTATCCGTGACAGACGTCCGGAGTGTTATGGAGACTTGGTAAAGTAA
- a CDS encoding DUF4810 domain-containing protein, with protein MKISKTTVLTIPALAILLLSGCANQPKPLYDYENYSDSYYNYKKNMSEESALEYQKSIEMAIENAKESRSGRVAPGMYANLGYIYLKSGKTKEAIDNFTKEKTIYPESAHFMDLMIKKVKIAQGDKK; from the coding sequence ATGAAAATATCTAAAACAACAGTACTTACGATTCCTGCTTTGGCGATACTGCTTTTATCAGGCTGTGCAAATCAGCCAAAGCCTTTATATGACTATGAAAACTATAGCGACAGTTACTATAACTACAAAAAGAACATGAGCGAAGAGTCGGCATTGGAGTACCAAAAATCTATAGAGATGGCGATAGAAAATGCGAAAGAAAGCCGTTCAGGACGTGTCGCTCCCGGCATGTATGCAAACTTAGGGTATATCTATTTAAAAAGCGGTAAAACGAAAGAGGCCATAGACAACTTCACTAAAGAAAAAACCATATATCCGGAGTCTGCACATTTTATGGATCTTATGATAAAAAAAGTCAAGATAGCACAAGGAGATAAAAAATGA
- a CDS encoding EAL domain-containing protein, whose amino-acid sequence MKKSRDNKDHIFNELSDAEKVAYQYNAIIETTSEGYWVNDMQGNFLEVNNAFCQMSGYTRDELLTMKIPDIEAKETPQETKKHIEKIIKTGNDSFETKHRRKNGEIYDVEITTTFLTIYGGRFFVFIRDVTERKKSESNLQLSAKVFSTMTDGVVITDATQKIINANNAFCKNTGYPLDELLGQKPSILSSGWHDKKFYNDMWKQINKTGKWQGEIMDRRKNGELYTAETSIVSIKNKEDIITHYIAVSSDITLKKEQEEVINNLAYYDGLTKLPNRVFFEERFNHKIAVAKRKNSNIALFFIDLDNFKIINDTFGHLIGDKFLENAAKRLKDAIREEDIVGRFGGDEFTILIEDFKTASSLGVIAGKIVDIFNQPFKFNSHDFFSGASIGISVYPENGKTYHELMKAADTAMYHVKALGKSGYEFYSKTMGEIVSERMALNNNLRSALANNEFHLVYQPKIDVSLNKVYGMEALLRWNSPNLGFIPPDKFIPVLEENGLIYEVGLWIIKQALSDTKSFYGAGFNDLCISINISYIQIENDDFLEDLGRIVDEVGIAKSNIELEITETQIMNNLEEALAKLKEITKYGIKISIDDFGTGYSSLSYLKKLPADTIKIDKSFVLDIDKNEDDRSIVQAIVALSKSLNKSVIAEGSETQTHIDILKELGCTKVQGYFYSKPLSYEEFISYMKNFR is encoded by the coding sequence ATGAAAAAATCTAGAGATAATAAAGATCATATTTTTAATGAACTGTCTGACGCTGAAAAAGTAGCATATCAGTACAACGCTATCATTGAAACGACGAGTGAAGGCTACTGGGTCAATGATATGCAGGGAAATTTTCTTGAAGTAAACAATGCCTTCTGTCAGATGTCCGGCTACACTAGAGATGAACTTTTAACCATGAAAATACCCGATATCGAGGCAAAAGAAACTCCACAAGAGACAAAAAAACATATCGAAAAGATCATTAAAACAGGAAATGACAGCTTTGAGACAAAGCATCGCAGAAAAAACGGCGAGATCTATGATGTAGAGATAACGACCACATTTTTAACCATATATGGCGGCAGATTCTTTGTGTTTATAAGAGATGTGACAGAAAGAAAGAAGAGTGAAAGTAATTTACAACTCTCTGCTAAAGTATTTTCTACTATGACAGACGGTGTGGTCATTACGGATGCAACCCAAAAAATCATCAATGCCAATAACGCTTTTTGTAAAAACACAGGATATCCGCTAGACGAACTCTTAGGTCAAAAACCTTCTATCTTAAGTTCGGGCTGGCATGATAAAAAGTTTTATAACGATATGTGGAAACAGATAAATAAAACAGGTAAGTGGCAGGGTGAGATAATGGACCGTAGGAAAAACGGTGAGCTTTATACGGCAGAGACATCTATCGTCTCCATAAAAAATAAAGAGGATATCATCACACATTACATCGCAGTATCCAGTGACATAACTTTAAAAAAAGAGCAGGAAGAAGTCATCAATAACTTGGCATATTACGATGGACTTACGAAACTGCCAAATAGAGTTTTCTTTGAGGAAAGATTCAATCATAAGATTGCTGTAGCCAAAAGAAAAAATAGTAATATAGCCCTGTTCTTCATCGATCTGGATAACTTTAAGATCATAAACGATACTTTCGGACATCTCATCGGAGATAAGTTTTTAGAAAACGCGGCTAAAAGACTAAAAGACGCTATTAGAGAAGAGGATATTGTTGGACGTTTTGGCGGAGATGAGTTTACTATTTTAATAGAAGATTTTAAAACTGCTTCGAGTTTAGGGGTAATAGCAGGTAAAATCGTTGATATATTTAACCAGCCCTTTAAGTTCAATAGTCATGATTTTTTTTCTGGAGCAAGTATCGGCATAAGCGTATATCCTGAAAACGGAAAGACCTACCATGAACTGATGAAAGCAGCTGATACGGCGATGTATCATGTGAAGGCTTTGGGTAAAAGCGGATATGAGTTTTATTCTAAAACCATGGGAGAGATAGTCTCAGAACGTATGGCACTTAATAATAATCTGAGAAGTGCTTTGGCAAACAATGAGTTTCATCTTGTGTATCAGCCAAAGATAGATGTCTCTCTAAACAAAGTGTATGGTATGGAAGCGCTTTTACGTTGGAACAGTCCTAACTTGGGTTTTATCCCACCCGATAAGTTTATACCGGTCTTAGAGGAAAACGGACTTATATATGAGGTCGGCTTATGGATCATAAAACAGGCTCTTAGTGATACAAAGAGCTTTTATGGTGCAGGTTTCAACGATCTATGTATCTCGATCAATATATCCTACATACAGATAGAAAATGATGACTTTTTAGAGGATTTAGGAAGGATCGTAGATGAAGTCGGTATCGCTAAAAGCAACATAGAACTTGAGATAACCGAGACTCAGATCATGAACAATCTCGAAGAGGCACTTGCCAAGTTAAAAGAGATCACAAAGTATGGGATAAAGATATCGATCGATGACTTCGGAACGGGTTATTCATCTTTGAGTTATCTGAAAAAACTTCCTGCAGATACAATAAAGATCGATAAAAGTTTTGTACTGGATATCGATAAGAATGAAGATGACAGATCAATAGTTCAGGCTATTGTCGCTCTATCAAAATCATTAAATAAGAGTGTTATTGCAGAAGGTTCTGAGACACAGACTCATATAGATATTTTAAAAGAGTTAGGTTGTACAAAAGTACAAGGCTATTTTTATTCAAAACCGTTATCATATGAGGAGTTTATAAGTTATATGAAAAATTTTCGTTAA